From Halichoerus grypus chromosome 6, mHalGry1.hap1.1, whole genome shotgun sequence, one genomic window encodes:
- the INHBE gene encoding inhibin beta E chain, with product MGLPDVQPQLVLLWALVWAQGAGAACPSCGGPTPAPQAERALVLELAKQQILEGLHLTSRPRITHPPPQAALARALRRLQPGSVAPANGEEVISFATTTGPSTSACSSVLTFHLSTAQSHHLYHARLWLHVFPTLPGTLYLRIFRWSPGSGHQGSRTLLAEHQTTAPGWHALTLPSSGLRGEESPVLKLQLNCRLLEGNTTSAQQPRQLLDTAGDQRPFLELKIRPSEPGAGRARRRTPTCEPETPLCCRRDHYVDFQELGWRDWILQPEGYQLNYCSGQCPPHLAGSPGIAASFHSAVFSLLKANNPWPLGTSCCVPTARRPLSLLYLDRDGNVVKTDVPDMVVEACGCS from the exons ATGGGGCTCCCTGACGTCCAGCCCCAGCTGGTACTGCTGTGGGCACTGGTGTGGGCacagggggcaggggctgcaTGTCCCTCCTGCGGAGGCCCCACGCCGGCGCCCCAGGCAGAACGAGCTCTGGTCCTGGAGCTAGCCAAGCAGCAGATCTTGGAGGGGCTGCACCTGACCAGTCGTCCCAGAATAACTCACCCTCCACCCCAGGCGGCGCTGGCCAGAGCCCTCCGGAGACTGCAGCCAGGAAGTGTGGCTCCAGCAAATGGGGAGGAGGTCATCAGCTTTGCTACCACCACAG GCCCCTCCACCTCAGCCTGCAGCTCCGTGCTCACCTTCCACCTGTCCACAGCCCAGTCCCACCACCTGTACCACGCTCGCCTCTGGCTGCACGTGTTCCCCACCCTTCCTGGCACTCTTTACTTGAGGATCTTCCGATGGAGTCCAGGCAGCGGGCACCAAGGGTCGCGCACCCTCCTGGCGGAGCACCAGACCACAGCCCCGGGCTGGCACGCCCTCACTCTGCCCTCTAGCGGCTTGAGGGGTGAGGAGTCCCCTGTCCTGAAACTCCAGCTGAACTGCAGACTCCTAGAAGGCAACACCACCTCTGCCCAACAGCCTCGGCAGCTCCTGGACACGGCGGGAGACCAGCGGCCCTTCCTGGAGCTTAAGATCCGGCCCAGTGAGCCTGGAGCCGGCCGGGCCAGGAGGAGGACCCCCACCTGTGAGCCTGAGACCCCCTTATGTTGCCGGCGAGACCATTATGTGGACTTCCAGGAACTGGGATGGCGGGACTGGATCCTGCAGCCCGAGGGGTACCAGCTAAATTACTGCAGCGGACAGTGCCCCCCCCACCTGGCTGGCAGCCCCGGCATTGCTGCCTCCTTCCATTCGGCTGTCTTCAGCCTCCTCAAGGCCAACAACCCTTGGCCCTTGGGTACTTCCTGCTGTGTCCCTACTGCCCGAAGGCCTCTGTCTCTCCTCTATCTGGACCGGGATGGCAATGTGGTCAAGACAGATGTGCCCGATATGGTGGTGGAGGCCTGTGGCTGCAGCTAG